CATTGTATATCAGTATTCAGCAGCATGATGAAGCATCCCATTTCCATTGGTATATCATACACTGAAATTGATGTATTTGTTCTCATTGTATTTGTAGGTAAACTATGTGTTGTATCATGTCACGAATTTATAATGCGAGAGGatggggaaacgggagaggcaCCTTGAGGAGCTCGTTGGACTCGAGGTTGTCGttgaaggcggcgacgacggacggCGTGACGCCGCCCTTGCCGACCTGCTGCGACTTGAGCCGCTTGCCGAGGCCGTGCGCGTACGACGCGAGCTCCTTCCGCTCCTTCACGCTCAGCTTCGGCCGCGGCAGCCGCGGCAGCACGAAGGTGGTGGGGCGcgcctctgcctcctcctcctcgtcctcctcctcctccacttcgaCCCCCTCACCATCCGGCGCAGCCACCGCCTCGGCCAGGGACGAGACGGCGGGGACGTGGCTGGGAGctaggagggaggagaggaggcggtgggaggtgtagacgcggagccgagggggCGGTATGGgacggggagggagggagcggaggTGGGAGGAGAGTCGGGCgagagggaggcggaggagggtcaccgccgctgccgccgccgccgccgtcatggtgttcgacggaatgcgaacccgggaggaggaggggataagCAGGGGACAGCAGCGGCAAAGCCCACACAAACTGCGGAAGCAGAGAAGGGGATAAGAACTCGTGGGACCGTCTGACAGATGCTGACCCCACCCGGCAGTGTAAGATGTGATCAAAGCTTTGGTCCCACCTGACAGGGCCACGTCTCACGTATGACctgtatagtactccctccgtcccttaagatgtgtttggtttggggacCAAGTGGGATGGGTTAGACCTATCCCAGTTTTTTAGGATGGGATGGTTCGAGTTGTGTGTTTGGTTTATGGTATGGGATGGTTAtagtttttttgtttggtagaaaGGATtgagatgggatgggatggacaATGTTTCACGGACAGTTAAGTCCGTCTGCTCCCAGCGGCTAGGTTGGAGCGAGTGGTGAGAATGGGGACGGAGGAGCTCGTCAGCGCGAGCGgaggagaggcggaggcgggcgcggacgagcgacggcggtcggccgcggaggcggtcgcggacgaggcggcgaccggtcgtggaggcgaggcgaggcgaggcgcagacgagcggcggccggtcccGGAGGCGACGAGGCGCGGACGAGCCACGGCGGCCGGTCGCAGAGGCGAACGCGGACGAGCGACGGCGGTCAGTCgcagacgaggcggcggccggtcgtggaggcgaggcgaggtggagggagcaggcggaggaggacggagcGGCGCCAGGGGAAGGAGCGGTGCCgggggagggacgggcggccgtgGCGGTGCCGCGGCGGAGCTGAGCGGGAGGGTGTGGGAGCTGacaacgagcggcggcggtcggtcgCGGAGGCGGTCGCGGACGAGGTGACGGccggtcgcggaggcggaggtcgacgcggatgaggcggcggcgctgcggcggaGCCGAGCTTGAGGCTACGGGAGCTGACGCCGTGGGCTCCGTCGAAGTGGGATGGATTGGTCCGGCCGATTTTGGCGGACCGTTTCATCCCAgatctgagaggaatattcctctccagGGACCATCCCGTCCCACTCACCTCTCAACCAAACACCCCTAAAAGTGggttcatcccatcccatcccatcccatccttacaaccaaacactacctaagagattaggccctgtttgggtaAGCTTGTCTCAGCTGCAGCTTTTTTCAAAAACTGtttctgctagaagctgccccaaacagtccacGGCTTCtgagattctgaaaaatgaactaataagccagaagctggagaagctgggtttcagagcttttccagattctctgAAGCTGcctaccaaacagctgcttctcagaatttaaAACTCCTCCAAACAGGCCCTTTGAGGGCCTCATCGTTTTATTCGTTTGCCCTATGGCTTACAAGccaaaaccaaaatttgaattttaaaacttgattttgaatttgattttgatgctttttcaacatagtttttttCTTAGCTTTGTCTTTTCAATCAGTACGAACATacatacaaaagttttactcgCATATCATTTTTTAATCGCTAATAAGCCATTATAGCTTATAACAAGTATTACCAACCGATGGGGACTTGatattttacttgcactgtttgatcactcgtcttatttaaaaaatttgtgtaaatataaaaaatgaaaaattatgcttaaagtactttggataataaagtaagtcaaaaaaaataataattctaaaattttttgaataagatgaatgttcaaacagtacaagcaaaatgtcaatatcaaaatcttttatattagggtacggagggagtagctcagaacattttcttgtttttttttcaatttagttCAGACTTTCAGAAGACATATACATACGCAAGACATATACAAACTGTAAAAATGAGATCGGCACATCACCATACAGCTGAAATGAGCTGAAACCAATGTTTAATCCCTCAATTTAAATTCTGTGATTCTTCAACAAAAGGTCTTTGCGACTTTGAAACATTGATTAATTTGTCCTTCGGATATATACCTAAAAGACTATCAAGGGTGTATTTTTTAGGGAGAATGAATGTATATGAACAGTGTCCTCTCCGCtgtatattttgaaatattCAGAAAGCTAGCCATGCAACAAGATGTCATACAAAAGgctgcactggttttgacaaAAGGGGTAGTGATAATGACAATAATAGAACAAAAGAATATTTGTGATTTCTCTGATCAGAGGGTCTTTGAAGATCACGAACGATCATAATACAGTGTACAACACCAGGGTTATGTATGTATGGCTCATTGAACGCCTAGAAGACCTGGGCGACTTTACTTGCAAGCACACGGTCCCTTTTCTCGATGTAGTCGTAAGGGAACCAGCCAGCTTTCCCTCTGCATTCACCTTCTGCCCATCCATTGTTTGACACCTGATTGAGCAGGTTAATGAACACAAGTTTAGTGTAGCCAACTTTGCCCACAAAAGTCCAGCAAAGATATGTTTATGGTTAGAAACATGTCCAATGGGAAGATAGGGCCGTACCTTCCGGACAACTATATAGTCACCAGCTGCCAGGTTGAGCTCAGTTTCACTCTCAGCACGATAAGACTGGATGGCCTGTCAAAAAGATGACCATGCATAGAAATCAGCAATAAAATCTCAACAGACAAAACTTATTAGAAGTACTGTAGTAGTAAGCTACAAACTTGTGCATTGTGGTGAAGTGATGATTGGGTACCTCAGCCAAGAAGAATTCCACAGTTTCCACCAATTCAGCGACTGTTGGATTCCTCATGAAAACACCGTTAATTTCTTCATAtgaaggtggtggtggcatAGAACTCTCAACAGCTGGAGGAGGTGCTCCTTCAATTCTTTGGCGCTCAGATACCATCTGTAAAAGTAAAGAAACAAGAGACTGAATCAGGATAACCAAAACAAAGCAGTTCTTTTTCGATAGTTAACAAGTTCCTTTTCTGTATAAGTTTGATAAGGATGCTGTACAAAATCATCAGTACCTCTCTTTCAAGTTGATCAAGAATCTGCAGAACCCTCTGGTGATAACTTCTCTCAGATTCGACCTTCAGTAAGTCAGTAGTGTCATGTAAAGAAATTTTATTTCTCAAGGCAAACAAGGAACTAATCAATTGGCCAAACTAAACAAGCATAGAATATACCATTGCAATTAGTCGTTGCAAGGTCAGTCTTTGCTGTTGAGCTTCAACAGCAGTCATTGATGCAACGGCTTCCTTGCCTAGAACCCCCATGTTTGACTTTAACTCTTGCAACTTTGATTCAGCAGCCTCTAATCTTGAAATCATATCACCATTCCCAGATGTTTCTCTTAATTTCATTTGGCGCTTCGAGACTTCAATAGCCTGCAGAACTCACAGTACCTTACTAAGTTTCTTATATGATCAATGAAAATAAAATTGTGGCATAACATATCAGTGTGAAACTCAAATCTGCCACCATCACAATAGGCAGCCAACAGATAAAAAGGGTAAAGACAGTATGTTTAATAGAAATCACCATAACAATAGGCAACATATGAAGGGTAGTAAAGACAGTATGTTTCATAGTGAGATAACCTGTGCTTCGGCTTCCTGACGCATCCTGTCGTATCTTTGGGCAAGATGGCGAGCATCTTCCAAAGGAGCTCCCATCACCATAGCCCTCAACGGTTCTGCCACCTAATGATATTAATCCATATGTCAGAACAGTCTCATGCAGATTTGAGTAAAATATATGCACAAGATTACAATTTGCAAGGGCATTATGGCATTCATTGCAGAATAAGGTAGTTATTAGCCTGTGCATGGTAATGGATATTTTACAAATGATACATGTTTTTAACAGGTGCTAggttaataacaaaataaaaactGTAAAGACATAACATCACAAAATGAAGTCATATGCCAATAGGTAGCCATCCGCTGCTAGCAACCAGCTACAGCCTACAGTTGAAATCTTAGACGCTACAAGTCATTTCTCCCACCCGTGAACAGTAGTACATGCAGTAAGTTTCCCCACTTTCTATCTTCTactttgtttgtgtgtgtgtgtgttgggggtgggggggggcaTGTTTGAAATAGTTAAGAGCATAAAAGGAACTAGGACAAGGCTCTGAACCTGGCAAATCACTCACCTTCAATAACTAAATAGCAAATCTAGAGCCTAGATACATTAATGAGCACGGATGTATTACCACAAATAACCATAATATATATTGTTATCCTACGAGCACAGCACATTACGTTGAGTCATAGACAgggttaaaaaaacatattacaaGATGGTGTTTTGTCTTGTTGTATGGTAACTGACATACGAATCAAGGAGACAATGCATGAATCGAATCTATGTGTCATTCTCTGGCTCTACTTGATCAAATGCAGAAAAATTCCAAGCATAGCAGATAACGCATCAGACCGGCTCTACTTAATTAAATGCAGAAGAATTTCAAGCATAACAGATAACACATCAGTCACTGATCTTACATAATAGTATGCCTATGTATATCATATGGAGATTATGAATATGAAACCATCAAACAGTACCTGAGTACCCAGTGCTTTCAGCAGGttccctctctccttctccaTCAGTGAGCGTGCTTTGGCGAAACACAACGCCGCCTTCGACAGCGTGCTTCCGCTGGTGCAAGTGTTCTCCGCTCCATACTTCTTGCCATCCTCGCATAACTTATTACCTGCAAACCACAAAAGCACATTGCGAACCCACATTCAAAAATGATAAACAGGATGCGGTACTCGCGAACAATTGAGAAACAACAGTCCAGCATTTCCTTACCGATTTCGACCTGCTTCGACCCTGTGACAATGTATCCCTCCACCCCGCGAACTATGTCCCTTTGGAAGTGCTGCAATGGCGGTGCAAAAGGGCAGCACATTTCTAAGCGAGGCAATGGAATGGAAGGCGAAATGGCAGCAAGAACATAGCTAAGGCAGGGCTGGTTACCATAAGTAAAACTGCAAGGGAACAAATCCAAGTACCTTAGCGGCGCGCGTGGAGATGTAGAGCTTCTCGAGCTTGGAGTGCTGCTGCGCCTCGGCCTCGTCGGCGAACGCGCCGTCCGCGCCGTACCCGCCCCCGAACTGCTTCATCACGGCCTGCGATGCGAAACTCCCGAGGTGTCAGCCATGGGAGAGCGCGCGCGAGCGGCAGCACGAGATCTCGACCGGAGGGAGACACGGCGAGCTGGGATCGAGGAATCCACGAGGAGGGGTAGGGAATCTCGAATCTGGGCTCACCTGCTGCTGCCGGGCGACCTGCTCCCGGAGCTTGGACGCCTGCTTCCGGATGGCCTCCATCGGCGACCGTGGCGGCGATCGAATCGCCGCCGAGACTGCCTGGAtgaggacgccgacgacgacgaggtcggcggaGATGGGGGCGGAGGCGGGGAGGAATGGAGCGGAATCGGGAGGGAATCCGATGGGCGTGGAATGGAAGGGGGGGAGGGAGATCTGAATCGGAGGCGAGGTGGTGGCGAATGGCGGTGGTGGGCGATGGCCGATGGGTTGAGAGGCTCTCGACTCCGGCTTGctactttcttcttcttcttctttttttttttttactttttttctgttttattGATTGATTATTTTGATTTTCTCTTCTCCGATTGGCTCGTTGCGACCGTCGGATGGTGAGATTGATTGAGAGAACCGTTGGTTGGGTTGATGGATAGGAGGATGCAGTAGTATATGACACGGTAtgctccctccgtaaaaaaaaaaaaaaaaaaaaaaactcaactcctacaatttaaattttgtccCACCAAAAAATAACTTCTACCATCCTACCTATACTCAACACGTAAAACGATAAGTTTTATCATTTTAATATCCTTTACCTACACATGActtttactacttttttttcaatGATTAAGGTCATTTTAGTCATTCTCCATCTCCACTAACTCCACATCAGATGTTAGGAATGgctttttttagacggagggagtactcccttCGATTGTTGTTATATTACGAGActgagggcccctttgaatcgcatgaTTGATAAAACGTAGGaacaggaaaaacgtaggattttaataggaatgtaagtgtaaaacagatgataGCAAAACGCgggaaaaaatagagaaatgaccgtttgattgaaccgcaggaaaaacgcacgAACAGGATGAGAGAGATatactcaaaggaaagttacaagaggttgaagctcttactaaattttctccaaaatctctataggatagtccattccataggaatttcaaaggtttcaaagggcttcatataaaattttcctacagaattgaaatcctccaaaattcctatatttttcctgcaaatcaaaggggccccgAAGGAATACTATGTTaaattcaattatagatttttttttagacggagagaGCACTCTCAGTTCAAGTGTTTGCAACTTCGATCATAGATATGTGATATCGGTACACAGTATAGTGGCACGCCGTACatttgaagaagatgcattctTTGCTATAGATATTTTGTAATTCGCATATAAGCGTCAAATCTTTAAATTCGGTTTGGATGTAAGAGTTTTAAATAGATTCCATAGAATTTTAACAGGAGTTAACTAGATTTTCACATTTGGAAGATTCAAATTTAACACTAAACGTCCACTGGTTAAGGATCCAATTGGACACCCACCTGATAGTGATTCTGCAACTGCAAGTACTACCAGGGCATGAGTCCCGGTTATAACTTGGCAGGTTTTAGCCTGGGTCCAAGTGGAAAAAACGATTTGGCTGGTCTCACCATCCGTCGGTAGTGAGACTGAGACACCGATGGGCGGTCTTGTAATAGCGAGTCAATAACAACCAGATTGTACAAGTCACAAGTGCAAGCACTCTTTCAACTAGGAGCAGAAAAGGACGCACAAACCTCACCAGCTTCAACTGCAAGCCAGCAACACAGCTTATCACACACCTGCCTTTTAGTTCACAAGCTTCGTCACGACGTCCAGATCACAGGCTCACAGCAACGCACTAGACGAGCCCTTCAACAAAAATCACTAACCTGACTCAACAACGTACTTGGAGAAAGAAACGCAGGTGGAACAAATTATCAGTGCCAACTGCCAACAATCAAACGCGCCCGTGACGCCTGTACTGCTGTACAGGCCGCCTTGGCAGTAGACTGCTGCAAAGGACAACGGATAAAAGGCAAAGTGTACCAGTCTCTGTCTCTTGGATCTCATGTTCTTTGGTTGCTTTACTTCCCAAAAgccaaaggagaaaaaaaaaagcaaatgtaTTATACTGTCGAGTCGCATATCTATACATATTTGCAGAGAAGTTATATCTTGTAACTTCTCGTACAACAAAGAACAGGTTGAACTGGGAAAGCTATAgagcaaaccaaaaaaaaaaagaattgggaTACAAACACAGAAGGAACATAAAAAGGCACCTTCTTTGCTAGGGGAAAAAAGAATCATATACCACTGATGATTTTACAAGAAGAGATTGGGTGCTTCAAGTTACCTGACAGATACGCACAGCATTATTTGGTTAGAAATTTCAGAGGTTAGCGCACCAAGTAAAAAGCAAATAAGATGCCAGTGGAGAGATTTTGGTACCTTTTAAGATAACATGCACTTTAGGTGAAGGTAATTATCCTGTCTGCGATTCTTGTACGGCATAGAGGGCATTCTGAACAGGCAAGCGAGCAAGGCTTGCACACTGAAGAGAAGCATTTCAGCAGTTAGTAAACAAGAACGATCAGCTtacatactactccctccatttcacaatgtaagactttctagcattgcccacatacatatatatgttaatgaatctaaacacatatatatgtctagattcattaacatctaaatgaatgtgggtaatgctagaaagtcttacattgtgaaacggaggaagtagcatcTGAATAAAATTCATGGATAGATGGGACTGTTACTTACAGCAAAAATGCCGACAAGGAAGCAAAACTGCAGCAGTGGCAGATTCAAAACATACTTTGCAGACATGGGAATTTCCATCTTTGTCACCCAAGGAATCAGTTTCCTTCTCCTTCATCTCTTGAATTTTAGCCTGCATTTAGAAGAATTTGTTTTATTCAGTGGCACATATTAGCTACTCTACATAGCAGGATTACTCCTGAAGACAATAAACATCCAGTCATAACATAACATGCATATGCAGCATATTTAAACATACCTTGAGACGAACAAGAAGAGGTTCAAATTCTGGATTTCTGTATTCCTCTGCAGTCAATGACTTCACGGTATTATCTGAAAGTTGTTTCTCAACTACAGCTACATTTTTGTCAGCTTTGTTTTCCTTTGTACCGTTAGTAATGTCAGCTAGATTAATAGATCGATCATCAACATTCAAGTCAGATATGCCTAAAGCCCCTCTCTTCAGCTTAGCAACAAGTACCCACATTCCTGCTAAATCGTTTTCCAGAGATAGTTCCTTTTTCTTTGCCTCATCAAACTTTTTCTTGTACTCCTCTTCAAGATGCTCCTTCTCAGCCAAAGCAGCTTCTAGGGCAGCTTCCCTCTGTTTTCTAGCCTGTAGCTCCATCTTCATATCCTCTAAATCAAGACTCCAAGTTCCAACCTCGTCCCTGCCCCTGCCAGCTGAGCGGCCTTTTCTACCAGGAACCCTAGAGTGTGCCAACTCCTGAGCAATTAGTAACTCTTTTGCCTGCTTAGCATTTTGTACAGATAGCTTGGTAACTTCTTCAGCCAAATTCTTAAGTTCAACAGCAGCAGAAGATGCCAGTTCTTTTGCATAGGCAACTTCCTCACATAATGTGCTGTTCTGGTTGACCAATTCACGATTTTCCTCAGTGATTTTCATGTGCTCGTATTTAAGCTTTTCACTTTCTGCTTCCTGTCAAagcatattaaaaatattgtgtatATCAATTCAAAAAATTGCACGGAAAGCATTAAAAATTTCAACAAACTGTGCGGAAATGAGGATCAGAAAAGGAACCTTCAACTGAAGTTTAGATTTCAAATCATGAAGCTCATGTTCTGTGCATTGTTCAGGGGATGCCTCAGTATTTGTTGTCAGCTGTTGCTCAAGGCGTAGAACTTTTTCTTGTAACTCATTGATTTCCACATTCTGCAAGTAGGGGTGATTTTTGTGTTAAACCAGTATTGAAATTGCACCATTCAGTCATTCACCATTCACAAACATTTTAAACTGAACAACGAtaagaaagaaataaagaaaaggagagCACCTTCTGTTGTAGCTGCTCCTGAAGGACGCGATTATCAGCTGATCTTAACTGTAGCATTAAAAAAAGGCACAATCGTGAGAAAAGTTAATACTTGGTATGggataaattttattttagacaGCATACTGaaacatttatttttaaaatatcacCTCTAATTCAAAAGCCTTCTCACTGCACTGAGCTGTCAGCTTGGTAATCGTCTGTTTTCACAAAAGTCAAAAAATGTTACTAAGAACATCACATGAACATCAAGAACGCCAGGGGCTCTGGAGCCTGGACAGAGAAAAATTGCATGAAAATTAAGAAACTTGGTACTATGAAGTCCGGATGCATCACCTGTTGCATATCCATCATGGAAGCATTAGCAACTGATGCCTCACCGCTTTCCATAAGTTTTTGCTCCAGGGCTCGCATATGCCTTCTCTTCTCCCGGATTTCACGCTCTAAATTATCTATCTgtgatataaaaaaaatatatgtgcatCTGAGCATTAAGACAAAGAATAGGACACTGGAGCATCAAAATTAATGAGGATTTGAAGATAGTGATGACATAGAGAGTTAGAGACATAAATATAGCAAAATGGAGTGCTAAGGTGTGACATGAAGCATGGAGATATATTCGTAATGAAACAAAATCAAGAAGTTCAGCACTTTATACTGCAGTCAACAATTCCATACGTCTATCCTTCATAAATACAAAATAAGAAACTAGTATAAGTTCATTAATCCTTGAGAAGATAACTTTTAAACTTCAGGTAACAATTCTTATCAGTCATAGATCTGTTCTTACATAAGAAGTACTCCGTAAGATacaataaataacaaaaaaaaactatgagtGCCCAGCCATGTATAATATTATTTTACCTGCCATAGAAGTCAGCATAACAGGGGTCAGGGAACTATTCTTTTTCGAAATTTTGTTGAATAGAAATTGGTATGATTTGTTCATAAGATGTGTCATTTGTTCTGCTACCGATTTGTGTCTAGAAGTAAATTACATGATTGCTTCTTCTACAAATAGAAAAGATCGAAAACTGCCCAAAGGTAGTAACTAcatatctactattataaaaattgaagacgTTTTTGCCGgaactttggtacgtcatccgtgtttgagtcggtttttgaGTTCATTCGTTTTTgaaattatatatttgtatttgagtaggtttttaagttcgttcacttttggaaatatagaagtcgtcgtataagaaatctctttagaAAAAAACTCGCATACTAACTCAAGACAATCAGACTCCTAATTGTAGCTTATGACCTTGTAAAAACaatatccaagcaaattcctacattgaatttcatcttagctaaatcgtataacaataataagattaagatAGCCTTCaaccgttgcaacgcatgggcattttttctagtgaagtattaagaaaaaggaggaaaaatatTACTTGATTCTTCGTCCCTTCAGGGTCTTCAATAGATTGCTCAATCAGTCTTTTCAGCGAACTGGTACCAAAAGCAATTTCACCAGCAAGCATCTTCACTTGCTCAATCAGTAGATCCATTTGATCCGATGCGGTGATCCCTCCCTGAAATGCAAAATACAGGAAATCATAGGCAATTAAATTCACAAATTCAGCATGTTCACTACAAAATGAAAACTAATTGAATTAATATTGTACTGTCTAGTGAGCGCTTTGCATTCATAATTGTTCAAACTGTTCAGTAGGAAGGCAGGGCCAACTATCAATGGAATCCACTGGATATGGCTAATACGCCCATCCAGAATAGACCCATTGTGTTTTGGA
Above is a window of Oryza sativa Japonica Group chromosome 10, ASM3414082v1 DNA encoding:
- the LOC4349098 gene encoding uncharacterized protein, with product MTAAAAAAAVTLLRLPLARLSSHLRSLPPRPIPPPRLRVYTSHRLLSSLLAPSHVPAVSSLAEAVAAPDGEGVEVEEEEDEEEEAEARPTTFVLPRLPRPKLSVKERKELASYAHGLGKRLKSQQVGKGGVTPSVVAAFNDNLESNELLKLKIHLNCPGELPDVILQLEESTGSIAVDQIGRSVILYRPSTSKMKKREESARNRTRFVRSREPSEEQPRSSTSKRFIKSGGAFRPQQKRRPLASKESSYGRR
- the LOC4349099 gene encoding SH3 domain-containing protein 2, coding for MEAIRKQASKLREQVARQQQAVMKQFGGGYGADGAFADEAEAQQHSKLEKLYISTRAAKHFQRDIVRGVEGYIVTGSKQVEIGNKLCEDGKKYGAENTCTSGSTLSKAALCFAKARSLMEKERGNLLKALGTQVAEPLRAMVMGAPLEDARHLAQRYDRMRQEAEAQAIEVSKRQMKLRETSGNGDMISRLEAAESKLQELKSNMGVLGKEAVASMTAVEAQQQRLTLQRLIAMVESERSYHQRVLQILDQLEREMVSERQRIEGAPPPAVESSMPPPPSYEEINGVFMRNPTVAELVETVEFFLAEAIQSYRAESETELNLAAGDYIVVRKVSNNGWAEGECRGKAGWFPYDYIEKRDRVLASKVAQVF